Proteins found in one Sphingomonas sp. SORGH_AS_0879 genomic segment:
- a CDS encoding pyridoxamine 5'-phosphate oxidase family protein, whose product MADDSPQEIAAKFLDKLKDSPFVMIGLNDGQHSEPMTAQIDDDQPNTLFFFAGRDNRIAGGGQAMAQFVGKGHDFFACLSGHVSKDNDPAQIDKLWNKQVEAWFPQGKSDPNLTLLRFDIHSAELWETDISLSGRVKMLFGGTIRSDESSSHAVVGSVA is encoded by the coding sequence ATGGCCGATGACAGCCCCCAGGAAATCGCCGCCAAGTTCCTCGACAAGCTGAAGGACAGCCCGTTCGTGATGATCGGCCTGAACGATGGCCAGCATTCCGAACCGATGACCGCGCAGATCGACGACGATCAGCCCAACACGCTGTTCTTCTTCGCCGGTCGCGACAACCGGATCGCCGGCGGTGGTCAGGCGATGGCGCAGTTCGTCGGCAAGGGACATGACTTCTTCGCCTGCCTGTCGGGCCATGTGTCGAAGGACAATGATCCGGCGCAGATCGACAAGCTGTGGAATAAGCAGGTCGAGGCCTGGTTCCCGCAGGGCAAGTCGGACCCGAACCTGACGCTGCTGCGCTTCGACATCCATTCGGCCGAGTTGTGGGAAACCGACATCTCGCTGTCGGGCCGGGTAAAGATGCTGTTCGGCGGAACCATCCGATCGGATGAGTCGTCCAGCCATGCGGTGGTGGGCTCGGTCGCGTAA
- a CDS encoding L-glutamate gamma-semialdehyde dehydrogenase, translated as MKSLYRAPEPDVLKPLLDRAAATPEARERIMGHASGLLADLRAAQNRGWVNQFLQEYRLNSSEGVALLSLAEAFLRVPDPETADLLIADKLGEADWRAHTGRSASKLVNSATWGLVVGRALVGEGEAGPLKRLLSRAGEPFVRQAVGAAMRMMGEIFVMGRTIEEAMRRMKKPENKGFTASFDMLGEAARTHEDAERYFQAYVKAIDAVGSNPAAGHSVSVKLSALHPRYELPRAYECVPALTDMLAQLARQAADKGIALTVDAEESERLEMSLDIIGGVAALPALKGWDGFGMAVQAYGKRARSVIAWANGLDRIMNVRLVKGAYWDSEIKRTQVEGLNDYPLFTRKAATDVSYLAVAKDMLAAENIRPAFASHNALTVATILEWAGNSHDFEFQRLHGMGDGLYERLVREHGHKCRIYAPVGGHRDLLAYLVRRLLENGANSSFVHQLADARLTEAEILADPVAKIAAVGGARHPSIPLPIDLFAPGHRNSTGIDLSDIATLDATVKAVAAPAVTPVAATADVASLVARADAAFPAWNATPLDTRAAVLEKLADLLEQDRERLMAILVQEASKTIPDAIGEVREAADFCRYYAQQARARLGSVELPGPTGERNTLHLEGRGVWATVAPWNFPLAIFLGQTVAALVTGNTVVAKPAPQTPAIAAAAVELAYRAGVPRDALLLAVGGPDVGQQLTEDHRIAGVAFTGSTATAKRIARTLVADDDRPIVPLIAETGGINAMIVDSTALPEQVVADVITSSFRSAGQRCSALRLLLVQADVADNVIEMLKGAMETLVLGATGNPATDVGPVIDRAAYDKLMAYRAAMASKTIKTLDAPAEGLFVPPTLIRLDRVEDLNQEWFGPILHVATWEAGTLSETIAKVNAKGYGLTMGLHSRIARAGEVAESEAAVGNLYINRSMIGAVVGSQPFGGEGLSGTGPKAGGPHYLYRFCAERAVSVDTTSAGGNATLLSLDEGGI; from the coding sequence ATGAAATCGCTGTATCGCGCGCCCGAACCCGATGTCCTGAAGCCGCTGCTCGACCGCGCCGCCGCGACCCCGGAAGCGCGCGAGCGGATCATGGGCCATGCCTCGGGTCTGCTGGCCGATCTGCGGGCGGCGCAGAATCGCGGCTGGGTGAACCAGTTCCTTCAAGAGTATCGCCTCAACTCGTCCGAGGGCGTGGCGCTCCTCAGTCTCGCCGAAGCGTTCCTCCGCGTCCCCGATCCTGAGACCGCCGATCTCCTCATCGCCGACAAGCTGGGCGAGGCGGACTGGCGCGCGCATACCGGGCGCTCGGCGTCGAAGCTGGTCAACTCCGCCACCTGGGGGCTGGTCGTCGGCCGCGCGCTGGTGGGCGAGGGCGAGGCGGGGCCGCTCAAGCGGCTGCTGTCGCGCGCGGGCGAGCCGTTCGTCCGCCAAGCGGTCGGGGCCGCGATGCGGATGATGGGCGAGATCTTCGTGATGGGTCGCACCATTGAGGAAGCCATGCGCCGCATGAAGAAGCCCGAGAACAAGGGCTTCACCGCCAGCTTCGACATGCTGGGCGAGGCGGCGCGGACGCATGAGGATGCCGAGCGCTATTTCCAGGCCTATGTGAAGGCGATCGATGCGGTGGGTTCGAACCCGGCGGCAGGCCATTCGGTGTCGGTCAAGCTGTCGGCGCTCCACCCGCGCTACGAACTGCCGCGTGCCTATGAGTGCGTGCCCGCGCTGACCGACATGCTGGCGCAACTCGCGCGGCAGGCGGCGGACAAGGGCATCGCGCTGACCGTCGATGCCGAGGAGTCCGAGCGGCTGGAGATGAGCCTCGACATTATCGGCGGCGTCGCGGCGCTACCCGCGCTCAAAGGCTGGGACGGGTTCGGCATGGCGGTGCAGGCCTATGGCAAGCGCGCGCGTTCGGTCATCGCCTGGGCGAACGGGCTCGACCGGATCATGAACGTCCGTCTGGTCAAGGGTGCCTATTGGGACAGCGAGATCAAGCGGACCCAGGTCGAGGGCCTTAACGATTATCCGCTCTTCACCCGCAAGGCGGCGACCGACGTGTCCTATCTGGCGGTCGCCAAGGACATGCTGGCGGCCGAGAATATCCGCCCCGCCTTTGCCAGCCACAATGCGCTGACCGTTGCGACCATTTTGGAATGGGCGGGCAATTCCCACGACTTCGAGTTCCAGCGGCTGCACGGCATGGGCGATGGTCTGTACGAGCGGCTGGTGCGCGAGCATGGCCATAAGTGCCGCATCTATGCCCCGGTCGGCGGGCACCGCGACCTGCTGGCCTATCTGGTCCGGCGTCTGCTGGAGAATGGCGCGAATTCCAGCTTCGTCCATCAGCTCGCCGATGCGCGGCTGACCGAGGCGGAGATCCTCGCCGATCCGGTCGCCAAGATCGCCGCCGTGGGCGGGGCGCGGCACCCGAGCATTCCGCTGCCCATCGACCTGTTCGCGCCGGGGCATCGCAACTCGACCGGCATCGACCTCAGCGACATCGCGACGCTCGATGCGACGGTGAAGGCGGTGGCCGCCCCCGCCGTGACGCCGGTGGCCGCGACGGCGGACGTGGCGTCGCTGGTCGCGCGCGCCGATGCGGCCTTCCCGGCCTGGAACGCGACGCCGCTCGACACCCGTGCCGCCGTGCTGGAGAAGCTGGCCGACCTGTTGGAGCAGGACCGCGAGCGGCTGATGGCGATTCTGGTGCAGGAGGCGTCCAAGACCATCCCCGACGCGATCGGCGAGGTCCGCGAGGCCGCCGATTTCTGCCGTTATTATGCGCAACAGGCGCGCGCGCGGCTCGGTTCGGTCGAACTGCCCGGACCGACGGGCGAGCGCAACACGCTGCACCTCGAAGGGCGCGGCGTCTGGGCGACGGTCGCGCCGTGGAACTTCCCACTGGCGATCTTCCTGGGCCAGACGGTGGCGGCGCTCGTCACCGGCAATACCGTCGTCGCCAAGCCCGCGCCGCAGACGCCCGCCATCGCGGCGGCGGCGGTCGAACTGGCCTACCGCGCGGGCGTGCCGCGCGACGCGCTGCTGCTCGCGGTCGGCGGGCCGGACGTGGGCCAGCAATTGACCGAGGATCACCGGATCGCGGGTGTCGCCTTCACCGGATCGACCGCCACCGCCAAGCGGATCGCGCGGACGCTGGTGGCGGATGACGACCGTCCGATCGTGCCGCTGATCGCGGAGACGGGCGGCATCAACGCGATGATCGTCGATTCGACCGCGCTGCCCGAACAGGTGGTGGCGGACGTCATCACCTCGTCCTTCCGCTCGGCGGGGCAGCGTTGCTCGGCGTTGCGGCTGTTGCTGGTGCAGGCGGATGTCGCCGACAATGTCATCGAAATGCTGAAGGGCGCGATGGAGACGCTGGTGCTGGGCGCGACCGGCAATCCGGCGACCGATGTCGGCCCGGTGATCGACCGTGCCGCTTACGACAAGCTGATGGCGTACCGCGCGGCGATGGCGAGCAAGACGATCAAGACGCTCGACGCGCCTGCCGAAGGCCTGTTCGTGCCGCCGACGCTGATCCGGCTCGACCGCGTCGAGGATCTGAACCAGGAATGGTTCGGCCCGATCCTGCACGTCGCGACCTGGGAAGCGGGTACGCTGTCCGAGACGATCGCGAAGGTGAATGCCAAGGGTTACGGCCTGACCATGGGCCTGCACAGCCGTATCGCCCGCGCCGGTGAGGTGGCGGAGAGCGAGGCGGCGGTCGGCAACCTCTATATCAACCGCTCGATGATCGGTGCGGTGGTGGGCAGCCAGCCCTTTGGCGGCGAGGGCCTGTCGGGCACCGGGCCGAAGGCGGGTGGGCCGCATTACCTCTACCGATTCTGCGCGGAACGGGCGGTGTCGGTGGACACGACGTCGGCGGGTGGCAATGCCACGCTGTTGTCGCTGGACGAAGGCGGGATCTGA
- a CDS encoding DUF2167 domain-containing protein: MMNLRGTRAIAVALMLTVGCWSGGALAADPTPAADNAEAQIRAFEHGLHKQTGDVVVGPAKATLHLGDRYYFLPAEDAKKVLTQIWGNPADAVSDVLGLVLPTGTTASDNVWGAVVTYEDTGYVSDKDAHDQDYDKVLSDMREGAAERNEERRKQGFPTVQIVGWAQPPSYNAQDHSLVWARQLKFDDSKGPDSLNYDVRLLGRRGVLSLNMVSDMGHLDEVRAAAADFGRAASFDRGETYADYDASTDKTAEYGLAGLVAAGVGVAAAKKLGLIAIILAFGKKFIALIVVAGLALVRWGKRLLGRKDVEPDVGGEPAYAAEPEHPAEPEPDASPAAKPAGDQPPAV; this comes from the coding sequence ATGATGAATTTGCGGGGAACGCGCGCCATTGCGGTGGCGCTGATGCTGACGGTCGGGTGCTGGTCGGGTGGGGCGCTGGCCGCCGATCCGACGCCGGCGGCAGACAATGCCGAGGCGCAGATCCGCGCTTTTGAACACGGGCTGCACAAACAGACCGGCGATGTCGTGGTGGGCCCGGCCAAGGCGACGCTGCATCTGGGCGACCGTTATTATTTCCTGCCCGCAGAAGACGCGAAGAAGGTGCTGACTCAGATTTGGGGCAACCCGGCCGATGCGGTCAGCGATGTGCTGGGTCTCGTCCTGCCGACCGGGACCACGGCGTCGGACAATGTCTGGGGCGCGGTGGTGACCTATGAAGACACCGGCTATGTCAGCGACAAGGACGCGCACGACCAGGATTACGACAAGGTCCTGTCCGACATGCGCGAGGGTGCGGCGGAACGGAACGAGGAGCGCCGGAAGCAGGGCTTTCCGACGGTCCAGATCGTCGGCTGGGCGCAGCCGCCCTCCTATAATGCGCAGGACCATTCGCTGGTCTGGGCAAGGCAGCTCAAGTTCGACGACAGCAAGGGGCCGGATTCGCTCAATTACGATGTGCGGCTGCTCGGGCGGCGGGGTGTGTTGAGCCTCAACATGGTGTCCGACATGGGCCATCTGGACGAGGTGCGGGCGGCGGCGGCCGATTTCGGACGCGCGGCCAGCTTCGATCGCGGCGAAACCTATGCCGATTATGACGCCTCGACCGACAAGACCGCCGAATATGGCCTGGCGGGGCTGGTCGCGGCAGGTGTCGGCGTGGCGGCGGCGAAGAAGCTGGGCCTGATCGCGATCATTCTCGCATTCGGCAAGAAGTTCATTGCGCTGATCGTCGTGGCAGGGCTGGCCTTGGTCCGCTGGGGCAAGCGGCTGCTGGGCCGCAAGGACGTCGAGCCGGATGTCGGGGGCGAGCCGGCTTATGCGGCCGAACCCGAGCATCCGGCCGAACCCGAGCCGGATGCGTCGCCCGCCGCCAAGCCCGCCGGGGATCAGCCCCCGGCGGTGTGA
- a CDS encoding mechanosensitive ion channel family protein, giving the protein MATNNTSPEAPIFDGSRIPDQVGGIVNATYQWVQDYWLKVLIAIGFGAVIVLALLWVRKLGDRLCSRPGFAGGWGVILGHAIARTNMFFIVTLAAQLVSGYAGAPGEVAKTINFLFTVASVFQAAIWARELILGTIEHRTQSEHYSGEALLSAMGLIRLLVTAVLFAIALVVVLDNLGVNVTGLVAGLGVGGIAIGLAAQGIFGDLFAALAIIFDRPFRRGDKISYGTTSGVIESIGLKSTRIRAFTGELRIISNRQLLDKEIQNTTVRDHVRLSFMIGVAYETPPDTLARVPQLLTDIVEGEGGKVARAGFENFGASSLDFALQFDVPGDDWATAHDLRNRVLVTLMKRFAAEGISIPYPTQTTFTAAPDGTLVMPYPQVQPVEVHHTAGG; this is encoded by the coding sequence ATGGCGACGAACAATACCTCGCCCGAGGCACCGATCTTCGACGGCTCCCGCATCCCCGATCAGGTCGGGGGCATCGTCAACGCGACCTATCAATGGGTGCAGGATTACTGGCTCAAGGTGCTGATCGCGATCGGCTTCGGCGCGGTCATCGTGCTGGCGCTGCTCTGGGTACGCAAGCTGGGCGACAGGCTTTGCAGCCGTCCGGGTTTCGCGGGCGGCTGGGGCGTGATCCTGGGCCATGCGATCGCGCGGACCAACATGTTCTTCATCGTCACGCTCGCCGCGCAACTCGTGTCGGGCTATGCGGGCGCACCGGGCGAAGTCGCCAAGACGATCAACTTCCTGTTCACCGTCGCCAGTGTCTTCCAGGCGGCGATCTGGGCGCGCGAACTGATCCTCGGCACCATCGAGCACCGCACCCAGTCAGAGCATTATTCGGGCGAGGCGCTGCTCTCCGCCATGGGGCTGATCCGGCTACTGGTGACGGCGGTGCTGTTCGCCATCGCGCTGGTCGTGGTGCTCGACAATCTGGGCGTCAACGTCACCGGCCTGGTCGCCGGTCTGGGCGTCGGCGGCATCGCCATCGGGCTGGCGGCGCAGGGCATCTTCGGCGACCTGTTCGCCGCGCTCGCCATCATCTTCGACCGGCCGTTCCGGCGCGGCGACAAGATCAGCTATGGCACCACCAGCGGCGTGATCGAGTCGATCGGCCTGAAATCCACCCGCATCCGCGCCTTTACCGGCGAGCTTCGGATCATCTCGAACCGGCAACTGCTCGACAAGGAAATCCAGAACACCACGGTGCGCGACCATGTCCGCCTGTCGTTCATGATCGGCGTCGCCTACGAAACCCCGCCCGACACGCTGGCGCGCGTGCCGCAACTGCTGACGGACATCGTCGAGGGCGAAGGCGGCAAGGTCGCGCGCGCCGGGTTCGAGAATTTCGGCGCGTCGAGCCTGGACTTCGCGCTGCAATTCGACGTGCCCGGCGACGACTGGGCCACCGCGCACGACCTGCGCAACCGGGTGCTGGTGACACTCATGAAGCGCTTCGCGGCGGAGGGGATTTCCATTCCCTATCCGACGCAGACGACCTTCACCGCCGCGCCGGACGGGACGCTGGTCATGCCCTATCCCCAGGTCCAGCCGGTCGAGGTGCATCACACCGCCGGGGGCTGA
- a CDS encoding DNA topoisomerase IB: MATRLVYCDDSKPGITRTKVRGHWAYWSPKGERITDAREIDRLNRIGLPPAYKDAWFCPRANGHIQAVGWDEKGRKQYRYHADFREAQEAAKYERCAAFGHALPRLRKRVEADLKKRGLCKERAVAAVVRLLDNGHIRVGNEAYAATNKSFGATTLRKRHGQVKGATLRLRYRGKSGKMRDMTLTDRSLASFVKRCQDLDEQHLFAWVDEEGEANPVTSSDVNCYIREATGCDFTAKHFRTWAASVAAFEALALAEADLSLKAMLEPVVEKLGNTPAIARKSYVHPSLIALVKEGQADFRQALRLPRARAGLSRVECGLIAFLEAGTPASKAA; the protein is encoded by the coding sequence ATGGCGACCCGATTAGTCTATTGCGACGACAGCAAGCCCGGCATCACCCGGACCAAGGTCCGCGGGCATTGGGCCTATTGGAGCCCCAAGGGCGAGCGGATCACCGACGCGCGAGAGATCGACCGGCTGAACCGCATTGGCCTGCCCCCCGCGTACAAGGACGCCTGGTTCTGTCCGCGCGCCAATGGCCATATCCAGGCGGTCGGCTGGGACGAGAAGGGCCGCAAGCAATATCGCTATCACGCCGATTTTCGCGAGGCGCAGGAAGCGGCCAAATATGAACGCTGCGCCGCGTTCGGCCATGCGCTGCCCCGGCTCCGCAAGCGCGTCGAGGCGGATCTGAAGAAGCGCGGGCTGTGCAAGGAACGCGCGGTCGCCGCCGTCGTCCGGCTGCTCGACAACGGCCATATCCGCGTCGGGAACGAGGCCTATGCCGCGACCAACAAGAGTTTCGGCGCGACCACCCTGCGCAAGCGCCACGGGCAGGTGAAGGGCGCCACCCTGCGTCTCCGCTATCGGGGCAAGTCGGGCAAGATGCGCGACATGACCCTGACCGACCGGTCGCTGGCCAGCTTCGTCAAGCGGTGCCAGGATCTGGACGAACAGCATCTCTTCGCCTGGGTGGACGAGGAGGGCGAGGCGAACCCGGTCACCTCCTCCGACGTGAATTGCTATATCCGCGAGGCGACCGGCTGCGACTTCACCGCCAAGCATTTCCGTACCTGGGCCGCCAGCGTCGCCGCGTTCGAGGCGCTGGCGCTGGCCGAGGCGGACCTCAGCCTGAAGGCGATGCTGGAGCCGGTCGTGGAGAAGCTGGGCAACACCCCCGCCATCGCGCGCAAATCCTATGTCCACCCCTCGCTGATCGCGCTGGTGAAGGAGGGGCAGGCCGATTTCCGCCAGGCTCTCCGCCTGCCGCGTGCCCGTGCCGGGCTGTCCCGCGTCGAATGCGGGCTGATCGCGTTTCTCGAAGCCGGAACCCCGGCCAGCAAGGCGGCCTGA
- a CDS encoding type 1 glutamine amidotransferase domain-containing protein: MADLSQARVLMLAADGFETVELFKPRQALEEAGATVTLASLKSDPIQGMEGDINKAETATPDLTVDEVDTDDYDALVIPGGTCNPDKLRLNERAVEIVTEFMEDDKIVAAICHGPWLLAEADVIDGRRLTSYPSIRTDLSNAGADVVDEEVVVDGNLITSRKPDDIHAFNQAILTALEEELAEEDETEEA; this comes from the coding sequence ATGGCCGATCTTTCCCAGGCACGTGTCCTGATGCTCGCCGCCGATGGTTTCGAGACCGTCGAACTGTTCAAGCCCCGCCAGGCACTGGAGGAAGCGGGCGCGACGGTGACGCTCGCCTCGCTCAAGTCCGATCCGATTCAGGGCATGGAAGGCGACATCAACAAGGCCGAAACCGCGACGCCGGACCTGACCGTCGATGAGGTCGATACCGACGATTACGACGCGCTGGTCATTCCCGGCGGCACCTGCAACCCCGACAAGCTGCGCCTGAACGAGCGCGCGGTCGAGATCGTCACCGAGTTCATGGAGGACGACAAGATCGTCGCCGCCATCTGCCACGGCCCGTGGTTGCTGGCCGAGGCGGACGTGATCGATGGCCGCCGCCTGACCAGCTATCCCTCGATCCGCACCGACCTGTCCAATGCGGGCGCGGACGTGGTGGATGAGGAGGTCGTGGTCGACGGCAACCTGATCACCAGCCGCAAGCCCGACGACATCCACGCCTTCAACCAGGCCATCCTGACCGCGCTGGAAGAGGAACTGGCCGAGGAGGACGAAACCGAGGAAGCCTGA
- a CDS encoding right-handed parallel beta-helix repeat-containing protein yields the protein MRLLPLLLIGLTSGVALAQGSAQPFTVGGRGFPTLQAAVAAIGDGEGTIRIAPGTYRECAVQGAGRIAYVAAEPGKVIFTRIACEGKAALVLRGRGATVEGIVFSHIEVGDGNGAGIRIEKGPLTVSNAMFLDSQSGILSAEDPNSGVTVDHSTFSGLGNDPTGNGAHGIYLGRYKSLRVTACRFERGQGGHYVKTRAPYVEVLDSSFDDSHGHSTNYMIDLSNGAKGRIAGNEFVFGRDKDNHSTLITVAPEGAKNDSSGLVVENNRARLAPGADFKPVFVGNWSGEPLVIRGNILGAGITPTARKW from the coding sequence ATGCGTCTGCTTCCGTTGCTGCTGATCGGTCTGACCTCCGGCGTCGCGCTGGCTCAGGGAAGCGCGCAGCCCTTCACGGTCGGCGGGCGCGGCTTTCCGACGCTCCAGGCGGCGGTCGCGGCGATCGGCGATGGCGAGGGCACGATCCGCATCGCGCCGGGCACCTACCGCGAATGCGCGGTGCAGGGGGCGGGGCGCATCGCCTATGTCGCCGCCGAACCGGGCAAGGTGATCTTCACCCGGATCGCCTGCGAGGGGAAAGCGGCGCTGGTCCTGCGGGGGCGCGGCGCGACGGTCGAGGGCATCGTGTTCAGTCATATCGAGGTCGGTGACGGCAATGGTGCGGGCATTCGAATCGAGAAGGGCCCGCTGACCGTCAGCAATGCGATGTTCCTCGACAGCCAGTCGGGCATATTGTCCGCCGAGGATCCCAACAGCGGCGTCACCGTCGATCATTCGACCTTCTCCGGACTGGGCAACGATCCCACCGGCAATGGCGCGCATGGCATTTATCTGGGCCGCTACAAGAGCTTGCGCGTCACCGCCTGCCGGTTCGAGCGCGGGCAGGGCGGCCATTATGTCAAGACCCGCGCGCCCTATGTCGAAGTGCTGGACAGCAGCTTCGACGACAGCCACGGCCATTCGACCAACTACATGATCGACCTGTCCAACGGCGCGAAGGGGCGGATCGCGGGCAATGAGTTCGTGTTCGGCCGTGACAAGGACAATCACTCGACCCTGATCACCGTCGCGCCGGAGGGGGCGAAGAACGACTCGTCCGGCCTGGTGGTCGAGAACAACCGCGCGCGGCTGGCGCCGGGGGCGGATTTCAAGCCGGTCTTCGTCGGCAACTGGTCGGGCGAGCCGCTGGTGATCCGGGGCAATATCCTGGGCGCGGGGATCACGCCGACGGCGCGGAAATGGTAG
- a CDS encoding putative O-glycosylation ligase, exosortase A system-associated: MRDLFLIGFLFSLFAMGLRRPFLMVLAYIYIDIVSPQRLTYYLLNTVPISLIAVVAALGGWALADDKRDSRFTARQGAILLLLIYCAITTYFGADFPVEARDKWDWVWKALAFAVFLPLTLRTRLRVEALLLFMILSLSSIVIVGGIKTLFTGGGYGELNLMVVNNTGLYEGSIISAVAVAAIPVILWLMKHGTIFPPDWRVRAFGLGLIFACLLIPVGTSARTGLLCIGLLAVLMLRDVKRRLLYIGALAVAGVAVVPLLPASYTERMNTIRTYQGDESASTRLAVWKWTLDYVSSNPFGGGFNAYLQNSLRYDITTVRGSAHDSKVEQKVTTDRARAYHSSYFEMLGEQGWPGLFLWLGINIAGLLRMESLRRRYRKADDPLHWGGQLAGALQHAHLIYLLGGAFVGIAFNPFLYQLIAAQIGLDTYLSRKSREARARPDLRRARPGTPTISAPSA, encoded by the coding sequence ATGCGTGACCTGTTCCTGATCGGATTCCTGTTCAGCCTGTTCGCCATGGGGCTGCGACGCCCGTTCCTGATGGTGCTGGCCTATATCTATATCGATATCGTCTCGCCCCAGCGGCTGACCTATTATCTGCTGAACACGGTGCCGATCTCGCTGATCGCGGTGGTCGCCGCGCTGGGGGGATGGGCGCTGGCGGACGACAAGCGCGACAGCCGCTTCACCGCGCGGCAGGGGGCGATCCTGCTGCTGCTGATCTATTGCGCGATCACCACCTATTTCGGCGCGGACTTTCCGGTCGAGGCCAGGGACAAATGGGACTGGGTGTGGAAGGCGCTGGCCTTCGCCGTCTTCCTGCCCCTGACCCTGCGAACGCGATTGCGGGTCGAGGCGCTGCTGCTGTTCATGATCCTGTCGCTGTCCTCGATCGTCATCGTCGGGGGGATCAAGACGCTGTTCACCGGGGGCGGCTATGGCGAGCTGAACCTGATGGTGGTCAACAATACCGGATTGTACGAGGGCAGCATCATCTCGGCGGTCGCGGTGGCGGCCATCCCGGTCATCCTGTGGCTGATGAAGCATGGTACCATCTTCCCGCCCGACTGGCGGGTGCGGGCGTTCGGCCTGGGGCTGATCTTCGCCTGCCTGCTGATCCCGGTCGGCACTTCGGCACGGACGGGGTTGTTGTGCATCGGCCTGCTGGCGGTCCTGATGCTGCGCGATGTGAAGCGCCGCCTGCTCTATATCGGCGCGCTGGCGGTCGCGGGGGTGGCGGTCGTGCCGCTGCTCCCCGCCTCCTATACCGAACGGATGAACACCATCCGCACCTATCAGGGGGACGAGTCCGCCTCGACCCGGCTGGCGGTGTGGAAATGGACGCTCGACTATGTCAGCTCCAATCCGTTCGGCGGGGGGTTCAACGCCTATCTCCAGAACAGCCTGCGCTATGACATCACGACCGTCCGGGGATCGGCGCATGACAGCAAGGTGGAGCAGAAGGTCACCACCGACCGTGCCCGCGCCTATCATTCCAGCTATTTCGAAATGCTGGGCGAGCAGGGTTGGCCGGGCCTGTTCCTGTGGCTGGGCATCAATATCGCCGGGCTGTTGCGGATGGAGTCGCTGCGCCGTCGCTATCGCAAGGCGGACGATCCGCTGCACTGGGGCGGGCAACTGGCGGGCGCGCTCCAGCATGCGCATCTGATCTATCTGCTGGGCGGGGCGTTCGTCGGGATCGCGTTCAATCCCTTCCTCTATCAGTTGATCGCCGCCCAGATCGGGCTCGACACCTATTTGTCGCGCAAGTCGCGCGAGGCGCGGGCCCGGCCCGACCTTCGCCGCGCCCGGCCCGGAACGCCTACCATTTCCGCGCCGTCGGCGTGA
- a CDS encoding TIGR04063 family PEP-CTERM/XrtA system glycosyltransferase — MRILHILDHGLPLQSGYSFRTRAILKAQEAAGMTVAAVTGPRQGAGKGGVETVDGLTFHRTPVQGGGAGRRGVIGEGAGLAAQVRAIDSAVKAFRPDILHAHSPVLDALAGWAVARRRGLPLVYEIRAFWEDAAVGNGTGVEGSARYRVTRAVESWACARADAVAVICEGLRGDLVARGIGADKIIVSPNGVDLTLFGHPVPRDAALAAEWGLEEAEVIGFIGSFYDYEGLDDLIAAMTRLVAARPKARLLLVGGGPMEAALRAQAEASPVADAIRFVGRVPHQEVERYYGLVDVLAYPRKKMRLTDLVTPLKPLEAMAQGRLVAASDVGGHRELIRDGVTGTLFPPDDPAALADALADLLGDRAIWDARRAAGRAFVEKERDWASNIRHYEPVYQRLLHRASTNSL, encoded by the coding sequence ATGCGTATCCTGCATATTCTCGATCATGGCCTGCCGCTGCAAAGCGGGTACAGCTTTCGCACCCGCGCGATCCTGAAGGCTCAGGAGGCGGCGGGGATGACCGTCGCCGCCGTCACCGGGCCGCGCCAGGGGGCGGGGAAGGGCGGTGTCGAGACAGTCGACGGCCTGACCTTCCACCGCACGCCGGTCCAGGGCGGCGGCGCGGGGCGGCGCGGGGTGATCGGCGAGGGCGCCGGGCTGGCGGCGCAGGTCCGCGCGATCGATTCGGCGGTGAAGGCGTTTCGCCCCGACATCCTCCATGCCCATTCGCCGGTCCTCGACGCGCTGGCCGGATGGGCGGTGGCGCGGCGGCGCGGCCTGCCGCTGGTCTATGAGATTCGCGCCTTTTGGGAGGATGCGGCGGTCGGCAACGGCACCGGGGTGGAGGGAAGCGCGCGCTACCGCGTCACCCGCGCCGTGGAAAGCTGGGCCTGTGCCCGCGCCGATGCGGTGGCGGTGATTTGCGAGGGGCTTCGCGGCGACCTGGTCGCGCGGGGGATCGGGGCGGACAAGATCATCGTCTCGCCCAACGGCGTCGACCTGACCCTGTTCGGCCATCCCGTGCCGCGCGACGCAGCGCTGGCGGCGGAGTGGGGGCTGGAGGAGGCCGAGGTGATCGGCTTCATCGGCAGCTTCTATGATTATGAGGGGCTGGACGACCTGATCGCCGCCATGACGCGCCTGGTCGCGGCGCGGCCCAAGGCACGACTGCTGCTGGTTGGCGGAGGACCCATGGAGGCGGCATTGCGCGCGCAGGCGGAAGCCTCGCCAGTGGCGGATGCGATCCGCTTCGTCGGCCGCGTGCCGCATCAGGAGGTCGAGCGTTATTACGGCCTGGTCGATGTGCTCGCCTATCCGCGCAAGAAGATGCGGCTGACCGATCTGGTCACCCCGCTCAAGCCGCTGGAGGCGATGGCGCAGGGACGACTCGTGGCGGCGTCGGATGTCGGTGGCCATCGCGAGCTGATCCGCGACGGGGTGACGGGCACGCTGTTCCCACCCGACGACCCGGCGGCGCTGGCCGATGCGCTGGCGGATCTGCTGGGCGATCGCGCGATCTGGGACGCCCGGCGGGCGGCGGGGCGGGCATTTGTCGAAAAGGAACGCGATTGGGCCTCGAATATTCGCCATTACGAACCTGTTTACCAGCGGCTATTACACAGGGCGTCGACGAACAGCCTATGA